The Janthinobacterium lividum genome has a window encoding:
- the gspM gene encoding type II secretion system protein GspM, which translates to MLPLLKKWATAFDALSLRERLMVFGAGAAAILFVFYFMSFSPLLAKRAALEASIAQKESLLSATNKEIELTMLAHATDPDQEARARLVALQAETASLAQALRAKQHGLVAPERMVTLLEHLLRQHAGLRVVSLKTLPASAVGAHQTDSANGDAAAKADAAKAITQAPLLHQHGVEVVLQGSYADMVQYMQALQSMPTRVFWGAAHLDATGYPGATLTLTLHTLSMDDTWIAL; encoded by the coding sequence ATGCTGCCCTTGCTGAAAAAATGGGCCACCGCCTTCGATGCCCTCAGCCTGCGCGAGCGCTTGATGGTGTTTGGCGCCGGCGCGGCCGCCATCCTGTTCGTGTTTTATTTCATGAGCTTTAGTCCCCTATTGGCGAAACGCGCCGCGCTGGAGGCGAGCATTGCGCAAAAGGAAAGCCTCTTGAGCGCGACGAACAAGGAAATCGAGCTGACCATGCTCGCCCATGCCACCGATCCCGACCAGGAAGCGCGCGCGCGCCTGGTGGCCTTGCAGGCGGAAACGGCATCCCTGGCGCAGGCGCTGCGCGCGAAACAGCATGGCCTGGTGGCGCCCGAGCGCATGGTGACCTTGCTCGAACACTTGCTGCGCCAGCACGCGGGACTGCGCGTGGTGTCGCTGAAAACCTTGCCCGCCAGCGCCGTGGGCGCGCACCAGACCGATAGTGCGAACGGCGATGCCGCGGCCAAGGCCGATGCAGCAAAGGCGATCACGCAGGCGCCCCTGCTGCACCAGCATGGCGTGGAAGTGGTGCTGCAAGGCAGTTATGCCGACATGGTGCAATACATGCAGGCGCTGCAATCGATGCCGACCCGCGTCTTCTGGGGCGCCGCCCACCTCGACGCGACCGGCTATCCGGGCGCCACCTTGACCCTGACCTTACATACCCTCAGCATGGACGACACATGGATCGCACTCTGA
- a CDS encoding MSHA biogenesis protein MshK translates to MDRTLTFLALSLTLGLAWPGAQAQALDDPTRPPAALWAPASAAPVVAARPQLQSVLISTQPGGRRLAVIDGQTVKVGSKVGDAVVTEIHDTAVLLRRGKTLETFKLYPSSKTDNKTDRKTDRKQE, encoded by the coding sequence ATGGATCGCACTCTGACCTTTCTGGCCCTGAGCCTGACGCTGGGTCTGGCATGGCCGGGCGCGCAGGCGCAGGCGCTGGACGATCCGACGCGCCCACCGGCGGCCCTGTGGGCGCCCGCCAGCGCCGCGCCTGTCGTCGCGGCCCGGCCGCAGTTGCAATCGGTGCTCATTTCCACCCAGCCTGGGGGACGCCGCTTGGCCGTCATCGATGGACAGACAGTCAAGGTCGGCAGCAAGGTAGGCGACGCCGTGGTGACGGAGATCCACGACACGGCCGTATTGTTGCGGCGTGGCAAAACACTGGAAACCTTCAAGCTGTACCCGAGCAGCAAGACCGACAATAAGACCGATCGCAAGACCGATCGCAAGCAGGAGTAG